In the genome of Mytilus edulis chromosome 3, xbMytEdul2.2, whole genome shotgun sequence, one region contains:
- the LOC139515600 gene encoding lysophosphatidylserine lipase ABHD12-like isoform X1: protein MFYVPWLTSAAKTFSAILFVLYVVVPVLVKTNPWIFSKILFLHFLKFPYFVDLKRPDKRGIKGCKNFYIKVNEKVTLGAWHTIPQQNRGDNKDLKLNSGHPIVLYLHGNAATRAQPHRIELYKVLSSMNFHVIAIDYRGFGDSSGTPTEEGVLEDTYRTYKWIRDRSDKVPLYIWGHSLGSAISTNLLKHLNQKGESVDGLILESPFNNLWDASRRHPMSLPFRFLPWFEWVFIDSMKKVVDYCTEDNIMEIDEPLLILHAADDHIIPVQCGRELHNKVEHYRKGRSYTMYKEFDKHLGYRHCEIYKDPELPSIIRNFMKMCVEKK from the exons GTTTTATGTGCCATGGTTAACCTCAGCAGCAAAGACATTCTCTGCTATTCTATTTGTCCTTTATGTAGTGGTGCCAGTACTGGTCAAGACAAATCCTTGGATCTTCTCTAAAATACTCTTCTTACATTTCT TAAAGTTTCCCTATTTTGTTGACCTGAAACGTCCAGACAAGAGAGGAATCAAAGGCTGTAAGAATTTCTACATCAAAGTCAATGAAAAAGTTACATTAGGTGCTTG GCATACAATACCACAACAGAACAGGGGAGATAACAAAGACTTAAAGTTAAACTCAGGTCATCCAATCGTTCTATATCTGCATGGAAACGCTGCCACAAG aGCACAGCCACACAGAATAGAGCTATACAAAGTTTTATCCTCTATGAACTTTCATGTGATAGCCATAGATTATAGAG GTTTTGGAGATTCTTCTGGAACCCCAACAGAAGAGGGTGTATTAGAAGATACATATAGAACATATAAATGGATACGTGACAGATCAGATAAAGTTCCACTCTATATATGGGGACATTCTTTAGGATCAGC AATAAGTACCAATCTACTGAAGCACTTAAATCAAAAAg GAGAAAGTGTTGATGGTCTTATTTTAGAATCACCCTTCAACAATTTATGGGATGCCTCAAGACGACACCCAATGTCTTTG CCTTTCAGATTTTTACCATGGTTTGAGTGGGTATTTATAGACTCTATGAAGAAAGTAGTTGATTACTGTACGGAAGATAA tattATGGAAATAGATGAACCATTACTAATATTACATGCAGCAGACGATCATATAATACCTGTACAATGTGGAAGGGAG TTGCATAATAAAGTAGAACATTATAGAAAAGGAAGATCTTATACTATGTATAAAGAATTTGACAAACATCTGGGATATAGACATTGTGAAATATACAAAGATCCAGAATTACCTTCAATTATTAG aaaTTTCATGAAGATGTGTGTTGAAAAGAAATAA
- the LOC139515600 gene encoding lysophosphatidylserine lipase ABHD12-like isoform X2 has protein sequence MFYVPWLTSAAKTFSAILFVLYVVVPVLVKTNPWIFSKILFLHFLKFPYFVDLKRPDKRGIKGCKNFYIKVNEKVTLGAWQTLPVDMLESESSQLDSGHPIILYLHGRAGTRAQPHRIELYKVLSSMNFHVIAIDYRGFGDSSGTPTEEGVLEDTYRTYKWIRDRSDKVPLYIWGHSLGSAISTNLLKHLNQKGESVDGLILESPFNNLWDASRRHPMSLPFRFLPWFEWVFIDSMKKVVDYCTEDNIMEIDEPLLILHAADDHIIPVQCGRELHNKVEHYRKGRSYTMYKEFDKHLGYRHCEIYKDPELPSIIRNFMKMCVEKK, from the exons GTTTTATGTGCCATGGTTAACCTCAGCAGCAAAGACATTCTCTGCTATTCTATTTGTCCTTTATGTAGTGGTGCCAGTACTGGTCAAGACAAATCCTTGGATCTTCTCTAAAATACTCTTCTTACATTTCT TAAAGTTTCCCTATTTTGTTGACCTGAAACGTCCAGACAAGAGAGGAATCAAAGGCTGTAAGAATTTCTACATCAAAGTCAATGAAAAAGTTACATTAGGTGCTTG GCAAACGTTACCAGTGGATATGTTAGAAAGTGAATCAAGTCAGCTGGATTCAGGACACCCCATTATTTTATACCTCCATGGCAGGGCAGGAACAAG aGCACAGCCACACAGAATAGAGCTATACAAAGTTTTATCCTCTATGAACTTTCATGTGATAGCCATAGATTATAGAG GTTTTGGAGATTCTTCTGGAACCCCAACAGAAGAGGGTGTATTAGAAGATACATATAGAACATATAAATGGATACGTGACAGATCAGATAAAGTTCCACTCTATATATGGGGACATTCTTTAGGATCAGC AATAAGTACCAATCTACTGAAGCACTTAAATCAAAAAg GAGAAAGTGTTGATGGTCTTATTTTAGAATCACCCTTCAACAATTTATGGGATGCCTCAAGACGACACCCAATGTCTTTG CCTTTCAGATTTTTACCATGGTTTGAGTGGGTATTTATAGACTCTATGAAGAAAGTAGTTGATTACTGTACGGAAGATAA tattATGGAAATAGATGAACCATTACTAATATTACATGCAGCAGACGATCATATAATACCTGTACAATGTGGAAGGGAG TTGCATAATAAAGTAGAACATTATAGAAAAGGAAGATCTTATACTATGTATAAAGAATTTGACAAACATCTGGGATATAGACATTGTGAAATATACAAAGATCCAGAATTACCTTCAATTATTAG aaaTTTCATGAAGATGTGTGTTGAAAAGAAATAA